Proteins encoded by one window of Salvia splendens isolate huo1 chromosome 5, SspV2, whole genome shotgun sequence:
- the LOC121803705 gene encoding protein MAIN-LIKE 2-like, with protein sequence METSSSSGQLLYGPEDPSVLYLQKKHISNKLLKDGTTQLFKVRRTESKTWDVDIHDNVRYWLDIFGFKGVMDCGKSMKVDNELITALIERWRPETQTFHLPIGEAMVTLEDMQAIWGLRADGRVFTGRDHHVGYTDWPSKCRDLLGWIPNINTETKQGGLLMTALINQTRISLGDDLPTYVYIQMARIHALILLGGLILPDTTGCKVPFMWLNAFEDPDEVQNISWGSAALSYLYHYLCEASMDKRKELGGPMMLLQLWTWERMPTLRPSCIGALVH encoded by the coding sequence ATGGAAACTTCAAGTTCTAGCGGGCAGTTATTATATGGACCTGAAGATCCGTCAGTGCTATATCTTCAGAAAAaacacatttcaaataaactactGAAAGATGGCACAACACAACTTTTTAAAGTTCGACGGACGGAAAGTAAGACATGGGATGTGGATATTCATGACAATGTGAGGTATTGGCTTGACATatttggtttcaaaggcgtgatGGATTGTGGGAAGTCGATGAAGGTCGACAATGAACTTATCACGGCTttgattgagcgttggaggccggAGACGCAAACTTTCCATCTACCGATTGGAGAAGCGATGGTGACCTTAGAAGATATGCAAGCCATTTGGGGCTTGAGAGCGGACGGTCGCGTTTTCACAGGCCGTGACCATCATGTCGGATATACCGATTGGCCTAGCAAGTGTCgagatttgttgggatggataccaaATATAAACACAGAGACAAAGCAAGGCGGTTTGCTGATGACCGCTCTGATCAACCAAACGAGGATATCTTTGGGTGATGACCTACCTACATATGTATACATCCAAATGGCACGTATCCATGCCCTAATTTTGTTAGGAGGACTCATTCTACCAGACACCACGGGGTGTAAGGTTCCTTTTATGTGGTTGAATGCATTTGAGGATCCGGACGAGGTGCAGAATATTAGTTGGGGAAGTGCGGCTTTGTCGTACCTGTATCATTATCTGTGCGAGGCTTCCATGGATAAGAGGAAAGAGTTGGGCGGGCCTATGATGCTTCTGCAGCTATGgacgtgggaaagaatgcccacattgaggCCGTCGTGCATAGGAGCGCTTGTGCACTAG
- the LOC121805792 gene encoding clathrin interactor EPSIN 1-like, translating to MILIFYQSPYSHFVADFLLFSFLQFLAQAAMDFMKVFDQTVKEIKREVNLKVLKVPEIEQKVLDATNDEPWGPHGTILAEIAQGTKKYSECQMIMKVLWTRLAETGKNWRAVYKSLSVIEYLVAHGSERAVDEIVEHTYQIASLSSFEYVDPSGKDNGINVRKKSETIAALLNDKDKIQEARNTAAVNRDKYIGLSSSGLACKSAAASVSNSNYRSSDPYRGYSNARDSYASKDAYKGKDQQSEDKYYKPTKSRREPSRSGSKKQGSPVAGASKKSTTTSKTNIQTSSSKKAPSNKYDDEFDDFDPRGVSSAKPSAGSSPVDLFALDFVSFSDEPVSLPTDNSTTSVNNSSEVDLFADAAFVSAEPAPVSGKFPGSQTNVDDLFASQPAPAVSTPMDLFASQPAPAASTTTMDLFADPDPASKPDTANNTFDPFAAIPLSEFDTDTLPIASGQHFPDDGFHAKTNCTSVDTNPAPKKDAFQVKSGIWSDSLNRGLIDLNITGPKKVNLTDIGIVGGLTDGSESKDKGPLPSFNMGIAMGVASGVTTPERSKPISALTLDDDFFSSLSNQQH from the exons ATGATATTGATTTTTTATCAATCTCCATATTCTCATTTCGTCGCcgattttcttcttttttcttttctccaaTTTTTAGCACAAGCAGCCATGGATTTTATGAAGGTCTTCGATCAAACAGTTAAAGAGAT AAAGAGGGAGGTGAATTTGAAGGTGTTGAAGGTTCCAGAGATCGAACAGAAG GTGTTGGATGCAACGAATGATGAACCTTGGGGTCCTCATGGCACAATATTGGCAGAGATAGCTCAGGGCACAAAGAAATA CTCTGAGTGCCAGATGATTATGAAGGTTCTTTGGACAAGACTGGCTGAGACCGGCAAAAATTGGCGCGCTGTCTACAAG TCTTTGTCCGTTATAGAGTATCTTGTGGCACATGGATCTGAACGTGCTGTCGATGAAATAGTAGAGCATACTTATCAGATAGCG TCTCTGTCAAGTTTTGAGTATGTTGACCCAAGTGGAAAGGATAACGGAATAAATGTGAGAAAAAAATCTGAAACCATAGCGGCTCTTCTAAATGACAAAGATAAAATACAAGAAGCAAGAAATACAGCGGCTGTCAATCGTGATAA GTATATTGGACTTTCATCATCTGGACTTGCATGCAAGTCAGCTGCAGCCTCAGTCAGTAACAGTAACTATAGGAGTAGCGATCCATATCGAGGTTATAGTAATGCACGAGATAGTTATGCATCTAAAGATGCTTATAAGGGAAAGGACCAACAGAGTGAAGATAAATATTATAAACCTACCAAATCAAGGAGAGAGCCCTCTCGCTCTGGCAG CAAGAAACAAGGCTCTCCTGTCGCTGGTGCATCAAAAAAATCTACCACAACCAGTAAGACTAACATACAAACTTCAAGTTCAAAAAAAGCCCCATCAAACAAATATGATGATGAGTTTGATGATTTTGATCCACGGGGGGTTTCAAGTGCTA AACCTTCAGCTGGAAGTAGCCCAGTGGATCTTTTTGCACTAGACTTTGTTTCTTTTTCGGATGAACCAGTATCTCTTCCAACAGATAATTCAACCACGTCGGTAAATAATTCATCAGAAGTTGATCTATTTGCTGATGCTGCTTTTGTATCAGCAGAGCCTGCACCGGTTTCAGGGAAATTTCCTGGATCTCAA ACCAATGTTGATGATCTATTTGCATCCCAGCCTGCTCCTGCTGTTTCCACACCGATGGATCTTTTTGCTTCCCAGCCTGCTCCAGCTGCTTCCACCACAACAATGGATCTTTTTGCTGATCCAGATCCAGCTTCTAAACCTGATACAGCTAATAACACCTTCGATCCGTTTGCAGCCATTCCATTGAGCGAGTTTGACACAGATACTTTGCCAATAGCTTCTGGTCAACACTTTCCCGATGACGGTTTTCATGCGAAAACTAATTGTACTTCAGTTGACACCAACCCCGCACCCAAGAAGGATGCATTTcaagtaaaatctggaatatGGTCAGATTCCTTGAATCGCGGGTTGATTGATCTAAACATAACTGGAC CCAAGAAGGTCAACTTAACAGACATTGGCATAGTTGGTGGATTGACAGATGGATCAGAGTCGAAAGACAAGGGACCTCTGCCTTCGTTCAACATGGGAATCGCCATGGGCGTCGCATCTGGAGTAACTACACCTGAGCGATCAAAACCAATATCTGCACTAACATTGGACGACGATTTCTTCTCCAGTTTAAGCAACCAGCAACACTAG
- the LOC121805790 gene encoding protein EARLY FLOWERING 3-like — translation MKRGKDEGKSTGPMFPRLHVSDTEKGGLRAPPRNKMALYEQLSIPSQRATHSLPLLTSNSEQRVANERSTFLSYQLPTGHPSDKLYSQFSNFVAPSKQQSQKRKLDEEDFRVPILNHSVQSRESGQNGYDPLSKASDAERLSKFHKYRKQVGKSQTELNSKETPTDRVSNSSSIAKDRGPKMTTDSYLSREPRDTHANTNNEPVVHVDLEQARNQHTSALAESSAALDERGSAGSYPSRDHGNSRHMGNEARSLKRSFRSVPMKNLERDDNVSEISVLESVVTVDMTPDDVVGVIGQKHFWKARKAILNQQRVFAVQVFELHRLVKVQKSIAESPQLLVADSDLIDKPTLKVLPGAKIALPAPVKAMPNVPKQISEPEKLCPDKEISAENTTGKASFSSIQNDAPLPSSQLVTGNSPAPSLTSNPNAAPWCFNQPPGHQWLIPVMTPSEGLVYKPYPGPSFVGPPGPNPAIDSFLTRPYGIAGPHPHPHYQPLPLPPSGPSGPHGYFPTFGMLPIMNAVAMSNSSVEQMNPRPIPSQASAGEASICVQHHNASLTPLRHLKRAYRDGASSLHVPRDSDHVRAFTDGTSSPAKRLQDSRGSNDAEQTNELLFPTAPSSDTGRCSLARPNPVRLTQVIRVVPHNARSATESAARIFQSIQEERKQYEFS, via the exons ATGAAGAGAGGGAAAGATGAAGGGAAGAGCACAGGGCCTATGTTTCCAAGGCTACATGTGAGTGATACTGAGAAAGGAGGGCTAAGAGCTCCTCCTAGAAATAAGATGGCTCTTTATGAACAGCTCAGCATTCCTTCTCAGAGAGCCACCcattctcttcctcttcttACTTCGAATTCCGAGCAG AGGGTTGCAAATGAAAGGAGTACGTTTTTGTCGTATCAGTTGCCTACCGGACATCCATCGGACAAGCTATACAGCCAATTTTCCAATTTCGTCGCTCCATCAAAGCAACAGAGCCAGAAAAGGAAATTGGATGAAGAAGACTTCAGAGTTCCCATTCTCAACCACTCTGTCCAAAGTCGAGAAAGTGGTCAGAATGGTTACGACCCTCTTTCCAAGGCTTCTGATGCTGAGCGCCTTTCGAAATTCCATAAGTACAGAAAGCAAGTAGGTAAGAGCCAAACGGAATTGAACTCGAAAGAGACTCCCACTGATCGAGTATCAAATTCATCTAGCATTGCAAAGGATAGAGGTCCGAAGATGACAACTGATTCGTATCTGAGCCGTGAACCAAGAGATACTCATGCTAATACTAATAATGAGCCAGTGGTCCATGTTGATTTGGAGCAGGCTCGTAATCAGCACACTAGTGCGTTGGCGGAGAGTTCTGCAGCATTAGATGAAAGAGGTTCTGCAGGATCTTATCCTTCAAGAGATCATGGAAATTCTCGTCATATGGGAAACGAGGCAAGATCTCTAAAGAGATCGTTTAGATCAGTGCCGATGAAGAACTTGGAGAGGGATGACAATGTGTCTGAGATTTCTGTCTTGGAGTCCGTCGTCACAGTGGATATGACACCTGATGATGTGGTCGGGGTGATAGGTCAGAAACATTTTTGGAAAGCCCGGAAAGCCATTCTTAA TCAACAAAGAGTTTTTGCTGTTCAAGTATTCGAGTTGCATCGACTCGTAAAG GTCCAGAAATCCATTGCTGAATCGCCACAGCTTTTGGTCGCTGACTCGGATTTAATCGACAAACCTACTCTGAAGGTCTTGCCCGGGGCGAAAATCGCACTGCCTGCTCCTGTTAAGGCAATGCCTAATGTTCCCAAGCAAATAAGTGAACCTGAGAAGTTGTGTCCAGACAAGGAAATCTCGGCAGAAAACACCACTGGAAAAGCCTCGTTTTCGTCCATTCAGAACGATGCGCCCCTGCCGAGCAGCCAGCTGGTGACAGGCAACTCTCCGGCCCCATCTCTCACCAGCAATCCGAATGCGGCGCCATGGTGCTTCAATCAACCTCCAGGGCACCAGTGGCTGATCCCTGTGATGACTCCTTCGGAAGGATTAGTATACAAGCCCTATCCGGGGCCAAGTTTTGTCGGGCCGCCAGGACCAAACCCGGCAATCGACAGCTTCTTAACTCGACCGTATGGGATTGCAGGTCCACATCCGCATCCTCACTACCAGCCGCTGCCATTACCTCCGTCCGGGCCGTCAGGCCCACACGGATACTTCCCAACATTCGGCATGCTGCCGATCATGAACGCAGTCGCAATGTCGAATTCGTCCGTCGAGCAAATGAACCCTCGACCTATCCCGAGTCAAGCTTCAGCTGGCGAGGCCAGCATCTGCGTCCAGCATCACAACGCGTCTTTGACACCACTACGCCACCTGAAACGGGCTTATAGAGACGGGGCGAGCAGCTTGCATGTGCCTAGGGATTCTGACCATGTACGAGCTTTTACAGATGGTACGAGTAGCCCTGCCAAGAGATTGCAAGATAGTAGAGGAAGCAATGATGCGGAACAAACAAACGAGCTACTTTTCCCCACGGCTCCATCTTCCGACACTGGGAGGTGCAGCCTGGCTCGGCCCAATCCCGTTCGCCTGACACAGGTGATCAGGGTTGTGCCTCATAATGCAAGATCAGCGACTGAATCTGCTGCTAGGATATTTCAATCGATACAGGAAGAAAGAAAACAGTATGAATTTTCGTAA